A section of the Felis catus isolate Fca126 chromosome B2, F.catus_Fca126_mat1.0, whole genome shotgun sequence genome encodes:
- the DEFB113 gene encoding beta-defensin 113, giving the protein MDETTIVIAPVYLCSPIITAPCGALFTGHLVLDGNIVGGYPCPLKCTVTISTVKILCIFLTFVFTVSCGPSVSQKKTKEDIDRKRECYLVRGACKTSCNRWEYIYNYCNTEPCCVVRDYQKPVTKHITTSSYRVNHKSTIPHKIKL; this is encoded by the exons ATGGATGAAACAACAATTGTTATTGCACCAGTGTACCTCTGCTCTCCCATTATCACTGCACCCTGCGGAGCTCTCTTCACAGGACACCT cgtgTTAGATGGCAACATTGTTGGAGGATATCCATGTCCCCTGAAGTGCACAG TAACAATATCAACAGTGAAGATACTTTGTATTTTCCTGACCTTTGTCTTCACTGTGTCTTGTGGTCCATCAG tttcacagaaaaaaacaaaagaagatatagacagaaaaagagaatgttACCTTGTCCGTGGTGCCTGCAAGACTTCATGCAACAGATGggaatacatatataattactGCAATACTGAGCCCTGCTGTGTTGTACGGGACTACCAAAAGCCAGTCACTAAACACATCACTACTAGTTCATACAGAGTAAATCATAAGTCCACTATACCACACAAAATTAAATTGTAA